Genomic DNA from Solanum dulcamara chromosome 4, daSolDulc1.2, whole genome shotgun sequence:
taaaaaactAGTTGAGGaaacaaacaaggaaataggttccatgaatattaaggtgcaacctaagatgataGAAAGTTAAGAGtgtttgatattcgtattactttcatgttgaataggttcaaaagacgacgaggcgaacgagataaagagtaactcataagaggtatgtgaagctttcttttggcattagtatgtaaagctattcttctcttttttggcatgtcttagacgtaagtaatgaatgatatgtatatgagcttggggtaattccatttataaattcaaatcatgagccatgagtttcattgacttcgtgatattagaactctgtagtaattgagttgttgccttttagggcttctatatgacgAAAGGTGGTATGTGTAACGCCTGTGtcttcttccctttggaatgtcttaaatgtaagtgaattgaggtaAGATATGAGTGTAAAGGCAGTTCCATTTGTAAGTCCTGAGTATAACTTATGACTCGAGTTCCCTCCTAAATACtaagggtcttgaagtagttaaaatacgaccctcgagccttctataggctgaatagtgtttggatgtgtaagctcctatacctaggggctcttgaacatgctttatcaTGATAGATAATGTggttgtaacaccgagtccccgaacgggccggatacggtatgtgataatggtatacatgactttattttatgagatgcaggtacagtaccctattaaatgctatacttggtttcttgcatccctgtttcagttgttatctcagttatgtatgcttatatactcagtacatgtattgtactgacccccctttctctggggggctgcgttttatgcccacaggtatagatgttcatttcggagatccaccaacttaggatttccgcttAGATATGTTGGAAGTActccactattttggagcctagcttttgggtactggtcctgcgatgtatatatttatttatgtaggggtatggcggggtccctgtcccgccatatgatgtcgttcctattcttagaggtctgtagacatgtgtgtgggttgtttaggagtttatttgagttatgcctatgcgatatgttgtaaaagctattatgatGTGGCAGCTTTGttggctggctttccctttcatgacataatgcaaatgaaagaggctacacgtgtatgaatattttatcacctactgggttcatgtgtttggttcctatatctagaaggctatatgaacataaaaaagttttaacctattGAGGTTTATATGAGCAGTagcacattatacatagtctaatttgactatagtcgatagataggtacacggggggctaggtcggaccccagttgcggcccacggggttgggtcgtgacaataggAAGTTGAATAGGTGAGGATGAATATCCTATTCCTAGGATTAATGACCTATTCGACTAGCTTCAGAGGCCGTGGTgctttctaagattgatttgagatccggctaccactagttcctagtaattttttttgggttgactaacacCCTTTCTACgttcatagacttgatgacCCAGGTGTTTAGGCCatacttggactcatttgtcatagtcttcatcgatgacattctgGTATATTCATAGAGGTAGGAGGAGAATGAGCAACAATTGAGACTAGTGCTCCAGAATTTGACAGATTAAtgactttatgccaagttctcaaagtgtgagttttgccTTGATTCCGTAACATTCTTGGGGAATGTGGTGTCTAAATATGGCATTATGGTGGATCCgacaaagattgaggctattcgtgacTAGGACAGATCCACCTTTATGACTGATACTCTGAGCTTCGTCAGATTGGTAGGGTACTACACAAGTtttgttgaggggttttctATTATAGCGGGACCTCTGACTCAGTTGATTAGTCAGGATGTCCCGTTTTTGTAGATggaggagtgtgagaggagctttCTGATGCTCAAGAACTTTCTTACCACTATTCCCatattgactcttctagttgagggtgagggattcaccatttattataatgcatccggtgttggtttgggttatgtacTTTTGTAGCAGGGTCGGGTTATTGCTTATTCATCGAGGCAACTTAAGTTGCATGAGTGAAACTACACCACTCATGAAATAAAGTTGGCAGCAGTAGTTTTTgcacttaagatttggaggcactacctgtatggagttccATACAAGATTTACATTGATCATGGGAGCCTTCAGTACATTATAAGCCAGAGAGATCTTAATTCCAGGAGCGCCACTGGATTGAGCttctgaaggactatgacctctctattctctaccatcttgGCAAGGAGAATATAGTAGCGGATGGCTTGAGTCAGAAGGTGGTGAGTATGGGCAGTCTAGCCTTTCTTTCTACTATGGATCAGCTattagctttggacatccaaTCCTTAGCTAACCGGATGATTCGACTTGATATCTCTgatttttggtgtgtgttagcttatgtgggagctcaTTCATCTCTTTTGGATCGGATTTACAACAATTAGTTTAAGGAAAAGGAGTTAGTTACATTGCAAGATGGGGTTTTGGGAGGTGACGCCAGTCTGGCTACCTTACATTCAGACAGGGTTTTGTGGTTTGGTGGTCGACTTTGTATGCTGAGAGTTGGGAGTTTGATTCAGTTTATCTTTAACAAGACCCATGATTCCAGATAATCTATCCATCCAGGAACCACTAAGATATATTGTGATCTAAGATAACACTACCGGTGGAGCatcatgaggagagatattataTATTATGGGTCACATTGTTTGAGTTTTCAGaaggttaaggccgagcatttgaGTACTGGTGGAGAGCTTCATAGATTACCCATTCCAAAGTGGAAATAGGAGAagatcaccatggattttattATGGGTTTTCCTCACACTTTTCGCGatcttgatagtatttgggtcatcgtggatcgattgaccaactCAGCATACTTCCTCCCCGTTCATACCTCCTATACTATTAAGAGGTTGGCTCGTATTTACATGCGGAAGATGGTTCGACTTCATGGCTTGCttgtttctatcatctcagactgaGGCTCAAAGTTCATGTCTAGCTTTAGGAGGACTTTTCAGGAGTAGTTGGGTACACGTGTCCACTTTAGCATAACTTTCCACCCGCAGAATGATAGTCAGTTGGAGCGTACTATACAAGTTCTCGAGGATATGTTGCAGGCTTGTTTTATGGATTTTGAAGGTCAGTGGGATCATTTCTTACCCTTGGtggagtttgcgtacaataacaactaccactctagcattcagatggccccattcgaggccttatatggttgGTATTTTCACTCTTTGTTGGTTGGTTGGTTGGAATCTACGGAGCCTAGGATGCGAGGGAGTATTACACCCCATAcctttgtaccttggaacatgttcttaagtctcttgaaagtttcttggaaggatcgtaacCCTCGTAAGTtttttaaggtttcctaaagtttcttaaagcttcttaagaactattaagcttcttaatagttaccatgtgagccggataatatataactctatcaaacaactctaaggaaaggagaatgtgataccccatagtagagaagattggaaatagagttagaagaatctgaaagaagttggagaccaaataatgaatcgtaggactcgacttatttacgtaagcttccaacttggaaatcttaaatacttaagctactggagttcataccaagcttacgtagcaagtattacataggttcataaaagaaaacgagattacaaacccacgagggggaaaataaagtgccacatggcagcatgggagagtgccacgtggtagcagctgggagtgccatatggcagtagCTAGAGCAAAGTGGGTGGACCCCATATTCCACGTGATATCccatgattggaggaagggatgtgttgtcCCAATaggggcttgacacgtgtcatcacttaggtcttgacacgtgtcaccacttagggcttgacacgtatcaccacttagggcttgacacatgtcaccccctaaagtatcctatatatataagttttatgatcatccttatctaacaattcattcttatcttgaaaattctagaaaactctagagaaaaaaagaagagaagaaactctagctagaagagaaagagagccacggttttgggaggaaaaaagaggtaagttctcTAATTTCGTTCCATGatttaattatctagggtgaaACACGAtattatgaaggtgttattaatgaaaatttattatttggaGCATCCCAAAATGTTATCAAgcagccacgaagttttaggcgcgctaaaggaacttccgaggcaagtttcgatgagtgtgatgagtttcgggcaaggtaagtgattccctttcaaattggagtttataatttttttattaggtatattaaatgtcttaaataaggttttaagtgtaaaaattgcataaggatgattgacgttagaaaaaaactaaattgaagtggttatagctaaatcgaagtcgagtagagggttgtcgttgtggtgctgcgggtgaagctgattgggttgaattttgcagggatttaaagtgttttaaaaagtttGTGAGTtatgctggtttcagccacacgaccctccatttggtatggttaaagattttgcgaaataaagattgaaaactctattttcgtatcgtagtttgaaGCTAGTTGtttagagcttgtattgtgtaaggttgaagtgatttaattgtaAATATTCTGATGTTGGTtgttggtggtatggttgttgatattgtggatgagttgaaatctcggggaggttgaagttatagaggagatgctgcccgattttcggtagattcagaactagtaacaaactagtcgagggtaatggataaggaaataactcctatgagtacttgggtgtagagttggaaattttaaagtgaaaggtcattaaccttattattactttcatgttaaataggttcaagacaCAACGACACaaacgtgtaagagtaatccataagaggtatgtgaaccctaccctttcttttcttttggcatgtcttagcctttagtgattgatatacgaaatgtggggataattccattcatataaccccaagtatgactcataagtcttattcacttctcgatggtagaattcctatactagttgagttattgcctctcaaggcttctatatgatggagagtagtaagtatgtgaagttatctcctttctcttatCATATTTTTGCATAAGTACGTAGatctacccttctttcctcttgatatatctttgaTATAAGTATGGTGCTATGATGTTAaagtaatgcaataataaggttatgataccgagcccatgatgggccgggtatgatatatataaatgatgactccttgaggaaaaatagagactaggtaaagcttattctttctcttcttttggcatgtcctaattgtaagtaaaatgtgataagagctctggggtaactacacttttaagtcctaaatgtaatttgtatctcttattcaattctgaatgtcaaactcttgtagtaagttgaactactttccttgaactctataggttgagaagtactggatgcataagctcctagtcctaaggactatgtgatgatgggtatccctaattctatgaactgttagtattaccttagtacatgtctagggtccctgagatcctaagtgatataggcctcaatggcatttagaaggcattTGAgctggctacactactattctggtcctcagacgatagcttaatcttcttacattgtcgagtctctgctaatgatttatattgtatatggttacttactacttgATTCATGTATACTATAATACATTTGACACAGACTCCCATAAAGGgacaggtacggtatatgataattataacaccgagtcccataaaaggccgaGTATAGTTatgatgattataacaccgagtcccataaagggccgggtacggtatatgatgattatgacaccgagtcccataaaggtctgggtacggtatatgatgatatgatgacatcgagtcccataaagggccgagtatggtatatgatgatatgatgataccgagtcccataaaggtttgggtatggtatatgatatatggatcagaccgaatgttcctcggcattactatatgatacatggatcggtctgaacgttcctcgacattactatatgatatgtggatcgaacCGAACATTCCTTGGTATTATTATACAATGGTGGATTGGGacatacgttcctcggcatgtacttacaATATACATGCAACGGGATGTATGTTCCACAGcactaataatatgtatatacttatgatgacagaatgatgtagatggtataCCGAGTCTCCTAATAGGTCAGGCACAGTACGTGATAGTAatatatatgactttattttatacgatgtgagtacggtaaatggttaaatgttatacttgccctcTGCATCCCTATGCTAactgtaatctccttatgatgtttatgctttacatactctgtacatatgtcgtactgatccccctttctttggggggctgcatttatATTCACAGGTAtaaatacacactttggggatctgtcagcataggagttccactcagtagttcagaagcgctccattatgccggagcctagttttggtattaaccttcgatgtatatatttatttgttcacatGTAAGGTGGgcgccctgtcccgccttatgttactgttcttactcttggagttctgtagacatatatgtgggttgtatatacatgtatgtacagtggtgcctatgataagcctcgccggcttatatgttatcttgCCTTTTGATGTGCTATAAATTAAACAagggacaaatttacttacagatatCAGGGATATACGCGAGTGTCTAGTTTAGGCACCCTTCATGACCTATAGGGTTGGGTTATGGCAGGGAGAGACCGATGCAGAAGGCCTTAGATCctgtgagggtgattcaggataggctcaggaCAACCCAGAGTAGACACAAGAGCTATATGGATCGTAGGGGCCGACCATTGAGATTTGCCATTTGTGACAGAGTATTCCTCCatgtatcacccatgaagggtgttggGCAAGCTTAGACCTAGGTAATGACCTTTTGAGATATTAATGACAATTGGCGaggttgtatatgagttatCTTTGCCCCCAGCCTTCTCAACTATTCATCCATTTTTTCATGTTTCGATGCAGCATCGGTATGTTCCAGACGAGTCacatgtgcttcagtatgactcAGTTGACTTGGATAAtcgtttgagctatattgaAGAGCCAGTAGCTATTTTGGACAGAGATGTCAGACAGTTGCATTCTAGAGCTATCCCTGTGGTTAAGGTCTATTGGAGGCATCGTCCAGTAGAtgaggctacctgggagactGAGCATGAGATGCAGGCATAGTTTCAcgacttatttgagccttcaggtacttcttgattCTTACTTTCACAGACGacagttcttttagtagtggatgttgtaatgatcttccagatcatttttgaatttaggCATTTATTCCatcgtttagagcattcctgtagcgactctaagtcatttatgacttattggcaCTGATTTTTCGGTCACCTAGTCATTATTTAGATTTTAGCtccgttttcctattttggaccTTTTATAACTTTAATAGTTAACTACGTTTAACTTCAAGAAAACAACCTCGGAACggaattctaatggttccatcagctctggaatggctAAACTAGGCTAGTGGCATGGTCAGCATGAGTACCGAGGAAATTGGtacgagtttaggaccattaGGCACTTTTGCCTTTCAAATTTtacctatggttgactttggtcaatattcttggaaaacgtgcttggatgaaaattctaacaagGCGGTTAACTCtagaatgttgattttggtctaaaacGACCCTTTATTTGCTTTTCGAGACTTTTAGTCTTGGACTCATTTTCAGTGGTAACGAccttgtatgaaaattttaactgcgccattgagtttggaacgtcgaatttggtggggtagcatatctcttTTGTACGCAGAGGCCTAAGTCTTTTGCCTCCATATTTGTTGGCCTATGGCTGTGTTCACGGAGTCCAAGCTCGCTAACCTCCGCGTTCTTGGGCCACTTAGGCCGCATTCGCGAATGCCAAACTcctagtcttttaataaaagaccaaagATGATTTCAACATCATTTCAAAATTTCCAACCTCGATATCTCTTTCATTACAAGCTCAAATTAGGCGATTCTAAGGTCCAGATTCAAGATAATTTCATGGGGAATCCGATGGGGAGCTCAAAATCTTGATGAAAGGCATAGTATGAGGTAAATATTCGAAATAATATACTAATTTAGTCATCTTTCGGATTTatattttgttgaactttggaagATTGTATCTTGATGATATGAACTCCATTTTAATGATTTGATAGTCTAAGTTGTGGGGTTTTTCACATGTAATGTCATGGTATAATTCGTTTATACTGGGGATGTTCCATTTTTTTGGAATCATTGATCAAAGTTACaaccattttcatatttttagttCAAATCATGTGAATTTTGTTTCATGATCTTCTTATGTTGTTTTtccaccccgaattgtgttgTAATTTTATTCTTGAGTTGTGGTGCTGTTTAAAACCTATTTTTGGGTCAATTTAGGAATTCTGGATGCGGATCCCACATTTCTCATTTTAGACCCTGAAATTGGCCCATCtctgaattcaataattttagtgtcataacaacCATATTAATATGTGATTCTATTGTTTATAGCGGGGCAGCATTCGGAGGCCGctcagaagggaaaagctccaattTCATGAGTTGGAGCACGTGCGATcgacctacaggtaggctacaattttTCCCCTCGTGAAACTAAGGATGTTTAGGcaattttatattgatttgtTTGAGTTTGGAGGGGTTGGGTGTTGAGAATGTTACATTCCTAGAATCCATTTCCTAGGTATTATTTTGGGAAATTGTTGGACTGTTTAAGCATGACTCCTGTGATTGTTGGTTATTCCTATCATGTGATGAATGTTGTGCCTGTGGTTATATTTTTCAAAGCATGTTTAtaccttagtctaggcttagactagtgattttCATAGACTTACGCTAGTTTGGTGTCGTTGGTCCTTAGAAATTCTCCGACGTCATTTCAAACagttagctccctatagactgatatagaGGACctgagtctgatagtttgagctTTATCTATGTAGTAACCCAACatgtgaccttacctccatatttCCCTATTCTTCTACTGGTTTGATATTGCTTGGTTTTTGGTTTTGGGAGACTTCATGATAATTCTAGTTATATATGGTTCGGGAAGGAATTACACATGATGGTACTTGGTCTAGAGGCACTCCCTATGACGCATGGTCAGTCGCAGATTATAATTCAGTTCGATCCCTTAGCTACACTTACCCAGTTGAAGTCTATGATCCAGCTTACTTATTTTCGGCTCCTTAGGTATAGTTACCCCgttgaagtccatggtctagcttactcgtaTTTGACCCTTGGCTATAGTTACTAGGTTAATGTATGTCATATAGCTTACTCGTGTCGACTCGTTAGCTATAGTTACTCTGTTGAAGTCCATGGTACAACTTACACGTGGTTTAATTCCTGATTCATGATGAATCTTTTGTTCATGTCTTTATCTACTCTCAGCCTTGGGTTAAGGTATTAGAGTTTGGAAATGGTTCAGTTCAAGTCCGggaaattattatattattggaATCTTTTTATCTCCGTTCATTTTCCTTCGGTTATTCTTGCGTCAGGCTAATGGGAGTCTGTGTAGGTGGTTACTCTTTACTTGTGCACGAGCatacccatcgggtttatgggagcccgatAGAGTTatttagattctttctctttgtttattAATAAGCTTGTATatatacctatatttacttctttcCCTGCCTTTGCTTGTGAtcttttactcgcatttcagtttactttttgcttattttgctcagtcggcctatgatacctagtggtacctattattttggtactcatactacactctacatctgtttttgtgatgcaggtctgagtGCTAGCTACCATCATTGATTCGAGCTAGTTGCGATCGTGATCGGAGGCAAGGGTGAGCACATTACGTTCTGAATTTACTCGTCTCCCTCTGTCTAtacatttttcctttatttttctttttgatataACTCTTTTTCGGTGGTATACTTtttggacttgtactcttttgctagtagctctatacatgtaatttctaggttctaggagggatcctttttgtttgtatatatatttagttgctttcTCCCATTCATGTGTTCTCCTATTACTACTTTACTGATTTAGATGGTATTGCTAGTCTTCTatcctgacatcccattactcataATTTTAGGATATAGGTCGTAGTAGGCGCCATATGACCTGATAgattgggttgtgacaagttATTCCTAATGTAGTTGAAGTTCTAGACCTAAGAAACTCTATTATCATCTTGTGTGGGTTGACATTTTTGATttgaatagaaataaaattcataaggGGGTGGGTTTGCTTGAAATTGATTGTACTTCTTGATATTGTGTGCTTGGTGTTGAAAATAGACATGGGAAGCATATGCCATTGATGAATTATCTTGCCTGTGACGACGGCACCTCTACGGGCTGTATTTCACTACTTTTTAAGTGAGGGATTACAAAACACTTCATGGGACATGAATCCCTACACCGATCGTGAATTCCTTCACGGAATGTAAAGTGCATCGTGGTCTAACACTTGGAAATATTTTCCAATGGGCTTTTTACACCCCTTACTGGTTCTCCTTCACGATACCATCCACGGGCCTTGGTACTCTAAATAGCCCATGATGAGCACATGTGTATAAACacttaacaaaaataaaaaaatctaaaaacttaaaaagctaaaaaatatttttttagttagcttGTTATCACTCTATGATGGATTGAACGAAGTCATTTCTTAAGGGCTATTTCTATGCTTGTATAATTGCGGGAAGTATGAGTActtgtttataattttttgaacTTTATTGTTTGAATACTAACCCCTTGTCCTCCCTTTAGGAACCATGGGACCTATACGCATAAAGTCCTAGTATCGACTCCATGACTCACCTTCATAACAATCCAAGGCAAATTCAGATTATGCGTCGGTAGAAGAGACATCTAGTGGGTCCGAAGTCTGATATAAAATAACTATATCACCTCACTCACCACACACTACTAGAGAAATGCTGCTAATGAGGCGGAAGCCTCACACTCCTAGTCCAAAGAAAAGTCGACGAGGTTAGGAAATGAGCAAAATAGTGTGGGTGAGCAATTCGGAGAAGAGGCAAATGGATCTAGAAGCAGTGAGGAAAAAGCTGAGAGTGGAGATAGTATTGAGAGGTATGGAGCCACTCAGATGTATGATCTGGTATAACAAGAAGATCTCATAAACTTCTTGTGGACTAGATGGTCATTGTCGGGAGccccaaaaaatattcaatgatAATCTTACCAAATGGTCTAGCGACCTAAGCAAATAGGACATAGTTATAGAGATTCGGGCTATCACCAACAACCTATCCTCAGTTCCATAAATAAAGGCGTTATTCGATAGCCACCAATTTGAGTGGATGAAAAGACCGTAGGAGCATTATTGTGAGCAGCTCACCCGAGAGTTCTTTTCTGCCCATGCAGCCACCATCCTTAATTACATCACTGATGAGACCtcatggaagaagaagaaataccTTGACTTGAAGCTACCTTTGTTATATGAAGTACATTTGAGAGGTGTTCGGGTGGATATTTTGGAAGCCACTATTCTCCATTTTCTACATGATCTTGAGTACACTCCACATCTGTCGGGCATGTTGTTGCATCCAGATACTCACACAAGTGTACGCAGtctcaataataatatagtGACCTTCTTTAAGAGC
This window encodes:
- the LOC129884246 gene encoding uncharacterized protein LOC129884246 encodes the protein MQKALDPVRVIQDRLRTTQSRHKSYMDRRGRPLRFAICDRHRYVPDESHVLQYDSVDLDNRLSYIEEPVAILDRDVRQLHSRAIPVVKVYWRHRPVDEATWETEHEMQA